A stretch of the Malus sylvestris chromosome 10, drMalSylv7.2, whole genome shotgun sequence genome encodes the following:
- the LOC126584720 gene encoding uncharacterized protein LOC126584720: MSRCMPSPPPGYLWNGAGGQTLIQLIKMMDTRREKAERERKNDKTNMRKTRDNNVDTDILFPCLLQLKKPRLDQALSSRQTESSSIQIELLFRELISNWVPPPLKTQNTSECDDQHWLFDKAPLRMGDTNPKTSIDGLCYYPYTTIF, from the exons ATGTCTCGGTGCATGCCGTCCCCTCCGCCGGGTTACTTGTGGAATGGTGCAGGTGGACAAACCCTAATACAACTGATTAAG ATGATGGACACACGAAGGGAGAAAGccgaaagagaaagaaagaatgatAAGACGAACATGAGGAAGACAAGGGATAACAATGTAGACACTGATATTCTCTTTCCATGTCTTCTTCAACTGAAGAAACCGCGTCTCGATCAAGCGCTCTCTAGCAGACAAACGGAAAGCAGTTCCATCCAGATCGAGTTGCTATTCCGAGAGCTAATTTCGAATTGGGTTCCTCCTCCCTtgaagactcaaaacactagtGAGTGTGACGATCAGCATTGGCTCTTTGATAAGGCGCCGCTGAGAATGGGAGACACGAATCCAAAAACTAGCATTGATGGTTTATGCTATTATCCATATACAACAATATTTTAG
- the LOC126585951 gene encoding basic leucine zipper 23-like, producing the protein MDDHEVDFSNQEVFSPANMGGELASSCSMDTFFDDLLKDTHACTHTHTCNPPGPDYSHTHTCFHVHTKIVSSASENKADDTCESGEKKSKKQPLGNKVAVRKYRENKKARVKLLEAEVVNLRAENRQLVMRLQGQPALEAEIARLKCLLVDIRGRIEGEIGSFPYQKSVNPSLPNPNLPNAFFMNPCNDDQLYCPHPRMDGKCGDGAMMNGQDFNGCDFESLQCLVNQDGGSKELPGCGPGNGASNVNSSGTSKRKRRIRAAASN; encoded by the exons ATGGACGACCACGAGGTTGATTTTTCGAACCAGGAGGTGTTTTCGCCTGCAAACATGGGCGGTGAACTTGCGAGTAGTTGTTCAATGGACACCTTCTTTGATGACCTGCTTAAGGACACTCACGCTTGCACTCACACCCACACTTGCAACCCACCTGGCCCCGATtactcccacacacacacttgctTTCATGTCCACACTAAAATTGTGTCTTCAGCGAGTGAAAACAAGGCTGATGATACTTGTGAGTCTGGGGAAAAGAAATCAAAGAAGCAGCCCTTGGGTAATAAGGTAGCAGTTCGTAAGTACCGCGAGAATAAGAAGGCGCGGGTTAAGTTGTTGGAGGCTGAAGTTGTGAATTTGAGAGCTGAGAATCGGCAGTTGGTGATGAGGTTGCAGGGTCAGCCTGCATTGGAGGCTGAGATTGCTAGGCTCAAGTGTTTGCTTGTTGACATTCGAGGAAGGATTGAAGGAGAAATTGGGTCCTTTCCATATCAGAAATCAGTGAATCCGAGCCTGCCCAACCCAAATCTGCCCAATGCCTTTTTTATGAATCCATGTAATGATGATCAGCTTTACTGCCCTCATCCAAGGATGGATGGGAAATGTGGAGATGGTGCAATGATGAATGGGCAGGATTTTAACGGCTGTGATTTTGAGAGTCTTCAGTGTTTGGTTAATCAGGATGGAGGATCCAAGGAGCTTCCTGGATGTGGGCCTGGAAATGGGGCGTCCAATGTAAATTCTTCTGGCACAAGCAAGAGGAAAA GAAGGATTCGAGCCGCAGCATCAAACTGA